One window of Medicago truncatula cultivar Jemalong A17 chromosome 2, MtrunA17r5.0-ANR, whole genome shotgun sequence genomic DNA carries:
- the LOC11407620 gene encoding peroxidase E5, with the protein MSNHTHNNKMNSFGLTLTALCCVVVVLGGLPFSSDAQLDPSFYRDTCPKVHSIIREVIRNVSKTDPRMLASLVRLHFHDCFVLGCDASVLLNKTDTIVSEQEAFPNINSLRGLDVVNQIKTAVEKACPNTVSCADILALSAQISSILADGPNWKVPLGRRDGLTANQSLANQNLPAPFNSLDQLKSAFAAQGLSTTDLVALSGAHTFGRARCTFITDRLYNFSSTGKPDPTLNTTYLQELRKICPNGGPPNNLANFDPTTPDKFDKNYYSNLQGKKGLLQSDQELFSTSGADTISIVNKFSADKNAFFDSFEAAMIKMGNIGVLTGKKGEIRKHCNFVNSKSVELGLVNVASTDSSGMVSSI; encoded by the exons ATGTCCAATCATACTCATAACAACAAAATGAACTCCTTTGGTCTCACGTTGACTGCTCTATGCTGTGTAGTGGTTGTTCTTGGAGGGTTACCCTTCTCCTCAGATGCACAACTTGATCCTTCCTTCTATAGGGACACTTGTCCAAAGGTTCATTCCATTATTCGTGAAGTCATAAGGAACGTCTCTAAGACTGATCCTCGCATGCTTGCTAGTCTCGTCAGACTTCACTTTCATGACTGTTTTGTTCTG GGTTGTGATGCATCAGTTTTATTGAACAAAACTGATACCATTGTGAGTGAACAAGAAGCTTTCCCAAATATCAACTCTCTACGAGGTTTGGATGTTgtgaatcaaatcaaaacagcagTGGAAAAGGCTTGTCCTAACACAGTTTCTTGTGCTGATATTCTTGCCCTTTCTGCACAAATTTCCTCAATTTTG GCAGATGGTCCTAATTGGAAGGTTCCCTTAGGAAGAAGGGATGGTTTAACCGCCAACCAATCGCTCGCTAATCAAAATCTTCCGGCTCCATTCAATTCGTTGGATCAACTTAAATCTGCATTTGCTGCTCAAGGCCTCAGTACTACTGATCTAGTTGCTCTCTCAG GTGCTCATACATTCGGAAGAGCACGTTGCACTTTCATCACTGATCGATTATACAACTTCAGCAGTACAGGAAAACCTGATCCAACTCTTAATACAACTTATTTACAAGAATTACGTAAAATATGTCCTAATGGTGGACCACCAAATAACCTCGCCAATTTTGACCCAACGACTCCTGATAAATTTGACAAGAACTACTACTCCAATCTTCAGGGTAAAAAGGGTTTGCTTCAGAGTGACCAAGAGCTTTTCTCGACATCTGGTGCTGATACCATTAGCATTGTCAACAAGTTCAGTGCTGACAAAAATGCTTTCTTTGATAGCTTTGAAGCCGCCATGATTAAAATGGGTAATATTGGTGTGCTGACCGGGAAAAAAGGAGAGATTAGAAAACATTGCAATTTTGTTAATTCAAAATCAGTTGAACTTGGTCTAGTGAATGTGGCTTCCACAGATTCATCGGGTATGGTTAGCTCAATTTAA
- the LOC25486302 gene encoding peroxidase 15 has translation MNSLRAVAIALCFIVALFGVLPFPSNAQLNPSFYSKTCPNVSSIVREVIRNVSKTDTRMLASLVRLHFHDCFVQGCDASVLLNNTATIVSEQDAFPNRNSLRGLDVVNQIKTAVEKACPNTVSCADILALAAELSSTLSQGPDWKVPLGRRDGLTANQSLANQNLPAPFNSLDQLKAAFASQGLSTTDLVALSGAHTFGRAHCSLFVSRLYNFSNTGSPDPTLNATYLQQLRNICPNGGPGTPLASFDPTTPDKFDKNYYSNLQVKKGLLQSDQELFSTSGADTISIVNNFATDQKAFFESFKAAMIKMGNIGVLTGNQGEIRKQCNFVNSKSVELGLVNVASTEEGMVSSM, from the exons ATGAACTCTCTTCGTGCTGTAGCAATAGCTTTGTGTTTTATTGTGGCTTTGTTTGGAGTGTTACCTTTCCCTTCCAATGCACAACTTAATCCATCCTTTTATAGCAAAACTTGTCCAAATGTTAGTTCCATTGTCCGGGAAGTCATAAGAAACGTTTCTAAGACAGATACTCGTATGCTTGCAAGTCTTGTTAGGCTTCACTTCCATGACTGTTTTGTTCAA GGTTGTGATGCATCAGTTTTGTTGAATAACACTGCTACTATTGTCAGTGAACAAGATGCTTTTCCAAACAGAAACTCATTGAGAGGTTTGGATGTTgtgaatcaaatcaaaacagcagTAGAAAAGGCTTGCCCTAACACAGTTTCTTGTGCTGATATTCTTGCTCTTGCTGCTGAATTATCATCTACACTG TCTCAAGGTCCTGATTGGAAAGTTCCTTTAGGAAGAAGAGATGGTTTAACAGCAAACCAATCACTTGCTAATCAAAATCTTCCAGCTCCTTTTAACTCATTAGATCAACTCAAAGCTGCATTTGCTTCTCAAGGCCTCAGTACTACTGATCTAGTTGCACTCTCGG GTGCTCATACATTTGGAAGAGCTCATTGCTCTTTATTTGTTAGTCGATTGTACAACTTCAGCAATACGGGAAGTCCCGATCCAACTCTTAACGCAACTTACTTACAACAATTGCGCAATATATGTCCCAATGGTGGACCTGGAACTCCCCTTGCAAGTTTTGATCCAACTACTCCTGATAAATTTGACAAGAACTATTACTCTAATCTTCAAGTGAAAAAAGGTTTGCTTCAAAGTGATCAAGAGTTGTTCTCAACATCTGGTGCTGATACCATTAGCATTGTCAACAACTTTGCCACTGATCAAAAAGCTTTTTTTGAGAGCTTTAAGGCTGCTATGATTAAAATGGGAAATATTGGTGTGTTAACCGGGAACCAAGGAGAGATTAGAAAACAATGCAACTTTGTTAATTCAAAATCAGTAGAACTAGGTCTTGTCAATGTTGCCTCAACAGAGGAGGGTATGGTTAGCTCAATGTAA
- the LOC11410170 gene encoding peroxidase 15, giving the protein MNSLRAVAIALCCIVVVLGGLPFSSNAQLDPSFYRNTCPNVSSIVREVIRSVSKKDPRMLGSLVRLHFHDCFVQGCDASVLLNKTDTVVSEQDAFPNRNSLRGLDVVNQIKTAVEKACPNTVSCADILALSAELSSTLADGPDWKVPLGRRDGLTANQLLANKNLPAPFNTTDQLKAAFAAQGLDTTDLVALSGAHTFGRAHCSLFVSRLYNFNGTGSPDPTLNTTYLQQLRTICPNGGPGTNLTNFDPTTPDKFDKNYYSNLQVKKGLLQSDQELFSTSGSDTISIVNKFATDQKAFFESFKAAMIKMGNIGVLTGKQGEIRKQCNFVNSKSVELGLVNVASTDSSDEGMVSSM; this is encoded by the exons ATGAACTCCCTTCGTGCTGTAGCAATAGCTTTGTGCTGTATTGTGGTTGTGCTTGGAGGGTTACCCTTCTCTTCAAATGCACAACTTGATCCATCCTTTTACAGGAACACTTGTCCAAATGTTAGTTCCATTGTTCGTGAAGTCATAAGAAGTGTTTCTAAGAAAGATCCTCGTATGCTTGGTAGTCTTGTCAGGCTTCACTTTCATGACTGTTTTGTTCAA GGTTGTGATGCATCAGTTTTACTGAACAAAACTGATACCGTTGTGAGTGAACAAGATGCTTTTCCAAACAGAAACTCATTAAGAGGTTTAGATGTTgtgaatcaaatcaaaacagcTGTGGAAAAGGCTTGTCCTAACACAGTTTCTTGCGCTGATATTCTTGCCCTTTCTGCTGAATTATCATCTACACTG GCAGATGGTCCTGACTGGAAAGTTCCTTTAGGAAGAAGAGATGGTTTAACAGCAAACCAATTACTTGCTAATAAAAATCTTCCAGCTCCTTTCAATACTACTGATCAACTTAAAGCTGCATTTGCTGCTCAAGGTCTCGATACTACTGATCTGGTTGCACTCTCGG GTGCTCATACATTTGGAAGAGCTCATTGCTCTTTATTTGTTAGCCGATTGTACAACTTCAACGGTACAGGAAGTCCGGATCCAACTCTTAACACAACTTACTTACAACAATTGCGCACAATATGTCCCAATGGTGGACCTGGCACGAACCTTACCAATTTCGATCCAACGACTCCTGATAAATTTGACAAGAACTATTACTCTAATCTTCAAGTGAAAAAGGGTTTGCTCCAAAGTGATCAAGAGTTGTTCTCAACATCTGGTTCAGATACCATTAGCATTGTCAACAAATTTGCAACCGATCAAAAAGCTTTTTTTGAGAGCTTTAAGGCTGCTATGATCAAAATGGGAAATATTGGTGTGTTAACTGGGAAACAAGGAGAGATTAGAAAACAATGCAACTTTGTTAATTCAAAATCAGTAGAACTAGGTTTAGTCAATGTGGCTTCCACAGATTCATCAGATGAGGGTATGGTTAGCTCAATGTAA
- the LOC11412424 gene encoding peroxidase 15: MNSLATSMWCVVLLVVLGGLPFSSDAQLSPTFYSKTCPTVSSIVSNVLTNVSKTDQRMLASLVRLHFHDCFVLGCDASVLLNNTATIVSEQQAFPNNNSLRGLDVVNQIKTAIESACPNTVSCADILALAAQASSVLAQGPSWTVPLGRRDGLTANRTLANQNLPAPFNTLVQLKAAFTAQGLNTTDLVALSGAHTFGRAHCAQFVGRLYNFSSTGSPDPTLNTTYLQQLRTICPNGGPGTNLTNFDPTTPDKFDKNYYSNLQVKKGLLQSDQELFSTSGADTISIVNKFSTDQNAFFESFKAAMIKMGNIGVLTGTKGEIRKQCNFVNSNSAELDLATIASIVESLEDGIASVI, translated from the exons ATGAACTCCTTAGCAACTTCTATGTGGTGTGTTGTGCTTTTGGTTGTGCTTGGAGGACTACCCTTTTCCTCAGATGCACAACTTAGTCCCACTTTTTACAGCAAAACTTGTCCAACTGTTAGTTCCATTGTTAGCAATGTATTAACAAATGTTTCTAAGACAGATCAACGCATGCTTGCTAGCCTCGTCAGGCTTCACTTTCATGActgttttgttttg GGATGTGATGCCTCGGTTTTGTTGAACAATACTGCTACGATCGTAAGCGAACAACAAGCTTTTCCAAATAACAACTCTTTAAGAGGTTTGGATGTTGTAAATCAGATCAAAACTGCTATAGAAAGTGCTTGTCCTAACACAGTTTCTTGTGCTGATATTCTTGCTCTTGCTGCTCAAGCATCCTCTGTTCTG GCACAAGGTCCTAGTTGGACAGTTCCTTTAGGAAGAAGGGATGGTTTAACTGCAAACCGGACACTTGCAAATCAAAATCTTCCGGCCCCATTCAATACCTTGGTTCAACTTAAAGCTGCATTTACTGCCCAAGGCCTGAATACTACTGATCTAGTTGCACTCTCGG GTGCTCATACGTTTGGAAGAGCTCATTGCGCACAATTTGTTGGTCGATTGTACAACTTCAGCAGTACTGGAAGTCCGGATCCAACTCTTAACACAACTTACTTACAACAATTGCGCACAATATGTCCCAATGGTGGACCTGGCACGAACCTTACCAATTTCGATCCAACGACTCCTGATAAATTTGACAAGAACTATTACTCCAATCTTCAAGTGAAAAAGGGCTTGCTCCAAAGTGATCAAGAGTTGTTCTCAACATCCGGTGCAGATACCATTAGCATTGTCAACAAATTCAGCACCGATCAAAACGCTTTCTTTGAGAGCTTTAAGGCTGCAATGATTAAAATGGGCAATATTGGTGTGCTAACAGGGACGAAAGGAGAGATTAGAAAACAATGCAACTTTGTTAACTCAAATTCTGCAGAACTAGATTTAGCCACTATAGCCTCCATAGTAGAATCATTAGAGGATGGTATTGCTAgtgtaatataa